In Hippoglossus stenolepis isolate QCI-W04-F060 chromosome 21, HSTE1.2, whole genome shotgun sequence, one DNA window encodes the following:
- the kcnh6b gene encoding potassium voltage-gated channel subfamily H member 6 gives MSESDLMKSGGPGSRGPECCSPPTPRAELLSPSKVTEKVTQVLSLESDVLPEYKLQVPETTWLILLHYSPFKAFWDWIILLLVLYTAVFTPYSATFLLDVHGDLRQRICGYTCNPLNVADLMVDVLFIVDIVINLRTTYVDKNDEVVTQPTRIAKHYIKGWFPIDLFAAIPFDLLIFRSGSEEMATLTSLLKTARLLRLVRVARKLDRYSEYGAAVLFLLMCTFVLIAHWLACIWYAIGFVERPYTETGWLDNLAEQLGKTYNDSDSSSGPSVKDKYVTALYFTLSSLTSVGFGNVSPNTNSEKIFSICVMVIGSLMYASIFGNVSAIIQRLYSGTTRYHTQMLRVKEFIRFHQIPGCLRQRLEEYFQHAWAYTNGIDMNAVLKGFPESLQADICLHLNRSLLQNCKAFRGGSQACLRALAKRFKTVHAPPGDTLIHYGDILDSVFFISRGSIKIIRDDVVVAILERNDIFGEAIHLYDDPGKSNSDVHTITYCDLHRIQREDLLEVLDIYPGFADKFWRNLEMTFDLRDADQVAPIITTDDSGDDCGYHHKPRHKLHSLDCRIRPDGIDHEDSYPLQSFRHRHSPSQGHWDDRCSCGSPCSQSSEDLETSLAHGAKVELYPPEDAARDYSPSVVQLRPPSGTSVGKEAVDRGPQASSLNVPAMYRYWPDRQSQQFSGRTWRSSSVRNSYHPPPFTEERPSELESRLELLHSQLNRLETRMTTDINVILQLLQRQMAPVPPAYSTVTSSTLPSNSPSLYGTGTPVVHSMYPISPIQMDTQRSQESLSSGIPVTVASDDTMFMTVTPETETRPGLTAQPSDKSSLVENPRLCGSLRCPSLPGNLDISSGLSEIQKHLSDPVLPVL, from the exons ATGTCTGAGTCAGACCTAATGAAGAGTGGGGGACCCGGCAGCAGGGGCCCCGAATGCTGCTCGCCTCCAACCCCCAGGGCGGAGCTGCTCAGCCCCTCCAAGGTCACAGAGAAGGTCACGCAG GTACTTTCTCTGGAGTCGGATGTACTTCCTGAATACAAACTCCAGGTGCCAGAGACAACATGGTTGATCTTGCTTCACTACAGCCCCTTCAAGGCGTTTTGGGACTGGATCATCCTCCTGCTGGTCCTCTACACGGCCGTCTTCACTCCTTACTCGGCCACCTTCCTCTTGGACGTGCACGGGGATTTACGTCAAAGGATCTGTGGCTACACGTGTAACCCTCTGAATGTGGCTGACCTCATGGTGGATGTGCTGTTTATTGTGGATATAGTCATCAACCTTCGCACGACGTACGTGGACAAGAACGACGAGGTGGTGACACAGCCGACCCGGATCGCCAAGCACTATATTAAAGGCTGGTTCCCCATTGATCTGTTTGCAGCGATCCCCTTTGACCTCCTCATATTCAGATCTGGCTCTGAGGAG ATGGCCACCTTAACAAGCCTGCTGAAAACTGCTCGGCTGCTACGATTGGTCCGCGTGGCAAGAAAACTGGACCGATACTCGGAATACGGAGCTGCTGTCCTCTTCCTACTCATGTGCACCTTTGTACTCATCGCCCACTGGTTGGCCTGCATTTGGTACGCCATCGGCTTTGTGGAGAGGCCGTACACGGAGACCGGCTGGCTGGACAACCTGGCTGAACAACTGGGCAAGACGTACAACGACAGCGACTCCAGCTCTGGTCCGTCGGTCAAAGACAAATACGTCACCGCTCTGTACTTCACACTGAGCAGCTTGACGAGCGTCGGGTTCGGCAACGTTTCTCCAAACACCAACTCGGAGAAGATCTTCTCCATCTGCGTCATGGTGATCGGAT CTCTAATGTATGCCAGCATATTTGGGAACGTGTCTGCCATCATCCAGCGGCTGTATTCAGGTACAACCCGCTACCACACCCAGATGCTGCGAGTCAAAGAGTTCATCCGATTCCACCAAATCCCCGGTTGCCTGCGTCAGCGGCTGGAGGAGTACTTCCAGCACGCCTGGGCCTACACAAACGGCATCGACATGAACGCT GTGTTGAAGGGGTTTCCAGAGTCTCTGCAGGCCGACATCTGTTTGCACCTGAACAGATCCCTGCTGCAGAACTGTAAGGCTTTCCGCGGAGGCAGTCAAGCCTGTCTGCGCGCCTTGGCCAAGAGGTTCAAGACAGTCCACGCTCCTCCAGGCGATACCCTGATCCACTACGGAGACATCCTGGACTCGGTCTTCTTCATCTCGCGTGGTTCGATCAAGATCATTAGGGATGATGTGGTGGTTGCCATATTAG AAAGGAATGACATCTTTGGCGAGGCTATCCACCTGTATGACGATCCGGGGAAGTCCAACTCCGACGTGCACACCATCACCTACTGTGACCTGCACCGCATCCAGAGGGAAGACCTGCTGGAGGTGCTGGATATCTACCCCGGCTTTGCAGACAAGTTCTGGAGGAACCTGgagatgacctttgacctgagaGAC GCTGATCAAGTGGCACCAATAATAACAACTGATGACTCTGGAGACGACTGTGGATATCACCACAAGCCAAGACACAAGCTCCACTCCCTGGACTGCAGAATCAGACCAG ATGGAATCGATCATGAGGATTCTTACCCCCTTCAGTCCTTCCGTCATCGTCACTCCCCCTCCCAGGGCCACTGGGACGACCGCTGCAGCTGTGGATCCCCGTGCTCCCAGTCCAGCGAGGACCTGGAGACGTCTCTTGCTCACGGTGCCAAAGTAGAGCTTTATCCTCCAGAAGATGCCGCGCGGGACTACTCCCcctctgtggtgcagctgcGGCCCCCGAGTGGCACATCAGTGGGGAAGGAAGCAGTGGACAGAGGACCCCAAG CTTCATCTTTGAATGTGCCGGCGATGTATCGTTACTGGCCTGACCGACAGTCACAACAGTTTTCTGGCCGCACGTGGCGATCGTCTTCTGTCCGGAACTCATACCATCCACCGCCTTTCACAGAAGAACGACCCAGTGAGCTGGAGTCTCGACtggaacttttacattcacagctCAACAG ACTGGAGACTCGCATGACGACCGACATCAACGTCatcctccagcttctccagaGGCAGATGGCTCCCGTACCTCCAGCTTACAGCACTGTAACATCCAGTACCCTCCCCTCCAACTCACCCAGCCTGTATGGGACTGGGACACCAGTGGTGCACAGCATGTATCCCATCTCTCCCATACAGATGGACACACAG AGGTCCCAGGAGTCTCTGTCCAGCGGTATCCCCGTGACCGTGGCCTCGGACGACACCATGTTCATGACCGTCACCCCCGAAACTGAGACCCGTCCGGGGTTAACTGCGCAGCCGTCAGACAAATCCTCCCTCGTGGAGAACCCCCGGCTGTGTGGGAGCCTCCGCTGCCCGTCGCTGCCGGGGAACCTGGACATCAGCTCAGGACTGTCTGAGATCCAGAAACATCTGTCTGACCCGGTGCTGCCCGTCCTCTGA